The following proteins are co-located in the Microbacterium immunditiarum genome:
- a CDS encoding FUSC family protein, which yields MRMTQSFRATKRAPLLQVTKSAVATVVAWIVAALLVPGPPPVFAAIAALLVVQPSLNQSFTKAVERSVGVIVGVVIASLLGLAFGSASWVILLATVIALAVAWALRMTSGTTNQVAISALLVLALGTATPGYAMNRVLETLIGAVIGIIVNVILVPPVAVAPARTDALGLGAAVADSLERLAHALTSVQTPAQLTGLMLEARLMRPMVRKAETDIDAASDSLTLNPRARRHRADLAVSQALVDRYSPIVTQVIGMTRAVVDRYDPGLVDEPAVHAIADQLRRAAHDVRLDPQRATAAPDLPPVPHADSAGLPDEEPALTAPLTIETPSVDHWVLIGSLLEDLRRIHDALVEPPAVATESAPPPPR from the coding sequence ATGCGCATGACCCAGTCGTTCCGTGCGACGAAACGGGCTCCGCTGCTGCAGGTGACGAAGTCCGCCGTCGCCACTGTGGTCGCGTGGATCGTCGCGGCGCTGCTCGTGCCCGGTCCGCCGCCGGTTTTCGCGGCGATCGCGGCGCTGCTCGTGGTCCAGCCGAGCCTGAACCAATCGTTCACGAAGGCCGTCGAACGAAGCGTCGGCGTGATCGTGGGCGTCGTGATCGCGTCTCTGCTGGGCCTGGCCTTCGGGTCGGCATCATGGGTGATCCTGCTCGCGACGGTCATCGCCCTCGCCGTGGCGTGGGCGCTGCGGATGACGTCCGGCACCACGAACCAGGTCGCGATCAGCGCGCTTCTCGTGCTCGCCCTGGGCACCGCAACACCCGGATACGCGATGAACCGCGTGCTCGAGACGCTCATCGGCGCCGTGATCGGCATCATCGTGAACGTGATCCTCGTGCCTCCCGTCGCGGTCGCGCCGGCGCGGACGGATGCTCTGGGCCTCGGCGCGGCCGTCGCCGACTCGCTCGAGCGGCTCGCGCACGCCCTCACCTCGGTGCAGACTCCCGCGCAGCTCACCGGACTCATGCTCGAGGCCCGCCTCATGCGCCCGATGGTGCGCAAGGCGGAGACCGACATCGACGCCGCGAGCGACTCCCTCACGCTCAATCCGCGGGCGCGCCGCCACCGGGCGGACCTCGCCGTCTCGCAGGCGCTCGTGGACCGATACTCCCCCATCGTGACGCAGGTGATCGGGATGACGCGGGCGGTGGTGGACCGCTACGACCCCGGGCTCGTCGACGAGCCGGCCGTCCACGCGATCGCCGACCAGCTGAGGCGCGCCGCCCACGACGTGCGCCTCGACCCGCAGCGCGCGACCGCTGCGCCGGACCTGCCGCCCGTGCCGCACGCCGACTCAGCGGGACTGCCGGACGAGGAGCCCGCCCTCACGGCACCGCTGACCATCGAGACGCCGTCCGTCGACCACTGGGTCCTCATCGGGTCGCTGCTCGAAGACCTGCGCCGCATCCACGACGCGCTCGTCGAACCGCCGGCGGTCGCTACGGAGTCCGCTCCGCCACCACCACGGTGA
- a CDS encoding TraR/DksA family transcriptional regulator: MREAEMRKLLDELAADASARLAAIDADLEELRADRRGDQADDEHDPEGATLSAEWSRLAGLRDEIAREQHDIEAAFARWEAGEFGVCQDCGKPIPVARLRARPTATRCVACAERAGG, translated from the coding sequence ATGCGCGAGGCCGAGATGCGCAAGCTGCTGGACGAGCTCGCCGCGGATGCGTCCGCGCGACTGGCGGCCATCGACGCGGATCTCGAAGAGCTGCGCGCCGATCGGCGGGGCGATCAGGCCGACGACGAGCACGACCCCGAAGGCGCGACGCTCTCTGCCGAATGGTCGCGCCTGGCGGGGCTGCGCGATGAGATCGCACGCGAGCAGCACGACATCGAGGCGGCCTTCGCACGGTGGGAGGCGGGCGAGTTCGGCGTCTGCCAGGACTGCGGAAAGCCGATCCCCGTCGCTCGGCTGCGCGCCCGTCCGACGGCCACTCGCTGCGTCGCGTGCGCGGAGCGGGCGGGCGGCTGA
- a CDS encoding PH domain-containing protein, which translates to MRLFDPKTQKHLISDLGEVVIDEVKKHWAALVSAALEMLGGVFVMAFVVVVPSQVWWLPVLGGAAIIVHGGWRILDRHVDRFVITNMRVFRVHGILSQRIATMPLARILDISVHRPLIGRMLGYGHFIFESAAQEQGLREIKYVGDPDGRGLTIQRVIQQAGLRGLAAQPGGMSSPMPVSRPAEPARTVAPVEPTDAPAPAQDDSWRRMGWLEAAQLREAQRIAELRGEEESPYPPFDPDRTTTAPIDLPRTGA; encoded by the coding sequence GTGAGGTTGTTCGACCCGAAGACTCAGAAGCATCTCATCTCGGATCTCGGCGAGGTCGTGATCGACGAGGTGAAGAAGCACTGGGCGGCTCTGGTCTCGGCCGCACTCGAGATGCTGGGCGGGGTCTTCGTCATGGCCTTCGTGGTCGTCGTGCCGTCGCAGGTGTGGTGGCTGCCCGTTCTGGGCGGTGCCGCGATCATCGTGCACGGCGGGTGGCGGATCCTCGATCGCCACGTGGACCGGTTCGTCATCACGAACATGCGCGTGTTCCGCGTGCACGGGATCCTGTCGCAGCGCATCGCGACGATGCCGCTCGCGCGAATCCTCGACATCTCGGTGCACAGGCCGCTGATCGGACGGATGCTGGGCTACGGCCACTTCATCTTCGAATCCGCCGCCCAGGAGCAGGGATTGCGCGAGATCAAGTACGTCGGCGACCCCGACGGGCGCGGCCTGACGATCCAGCGCGTCATCCAGCAGGCAGGCCTGCGGGGCCTGGCCGCCCAGCCCGGCGGGATGAGCAGCCCCATGCCGGTGTCGCGACCCGCGGAGCCCGCGCGGACGGTCGCTCCGGTCGAGCCGACTGATGCACCCGCGCCCGCGCAGGACGACAGCTGGCGCCGCATGGGCTGGCTCGAGGCAGCGCAGCTGCGCGAGGCGCAGCGCATCGCCGAGCTGCGAGGCGAGGAGGAGAGCCCCTACCCGCCGTTCGATCCCGACCGCACGACGACGGCGCCGATCGACCTGCCGCGCACGGGAGCCTGA